CCAAACGCAAGCAGAAAACCAAGCAGCGAGATGTACTTTGTCTGTCTTGGATACGGCCTAGGCTGAAAAGATCTCTTTGATTTTGTCTATTTTGGAATCAGTTCTAAATCCAGTTGGATTAAACGAAGTGGGACTAGCAGAAAATCCGTTTTGTCGCAGTCTTGATATTATCTGGTCGAGTGGTATTGGCGCTGACTTGAGGCGCTCGGCAATCTCATCTAGGGTGTAGTAACAAGCAGGCATATCGGATTCGAGTAATGCTTTTTGGATTACCTTTTGGCATTTTTTGTCCACATGATCTGGAATGTTTTGAATCATTTGTGCAACAAAGTCTCTCTCAAACAGCTTACCGATCCAAAGAGGACCTGCCAGCTCTATAGTACTAGAGCACAACTCGCAACTAGAAACTAGTTTTGATGTTGCATACCTATTGCCGCAGTTTTTGCAGTGTATGATGTATCCAATTTGGTCGCGTGTGTCTGGTTTGTTTAGTATCCTAAGATAAACTCGGTAATAATGTTGGTTTGTCTCTACGAAGATTGGTGTTGCCTCTACATCCAGCCTTGCTGCCACAGAAATTACTAGTCCCAGGATTAATCTGATTGATATTTCGTTACTGTATGCCGTCTTGACTGGAATTCCGTGATATTTTTTCTTAC
The Nitrososphaerota archaeon genome window above contains:
- a CDS encoding tRNA (guanine-N1)-methyltransferase; translation: MQLDDQITTITEGKTQILVPRGALEQKVPPRDIAFFNPRAKLSRDFSIIVYSEFLKNFGGQKSFLDGLSGLGARGLRVANEISGTEVHVNDLNPSALELSKKSAELNNLANYQVSKNDICQFFNAFSKKGSRGAIVDIDPFGSPAKYIDCGIRATVHNGLLSVSATDLQVLHGLFKDACKKKYHGIPVKTAYSNEISIRLILGLVISVAARLDVEATPIFVETNQHYYRVYLRILNKPDTRDQIGYIIHCKNCGNRYATSKLVSSCELCSSTIELAGPLWIGKLFERDFVAQMIQNIPDHVDKKCQKVIQKALLESDMPACYYTLDEIAERLKSAPIPLDQIISRLRQNGFSASPTSFNPTGFRTDSKIDKIKEIFSA